One window of Bacteroidales bacterium genomic DNA carries:
- a CDS encoding SusC/RagA family TonB-linked outer membrane protein — translation MRKFTLFFVFLLFVGMHAALAQMEVKGTVTDAKDGTPLPGVSIVVKGTLTGTVTDINGKFVLTVPAGYNELIFSFVGMLTREEKIDGRAVINITLEDDVVGLNEVVVTALGISREKKSIGYAVQDMKGEELAKAKETNIVNSLSGKIAGVQITNSSGAVGSSSRIVIRGAGSLGGNNQPLFVVDGIPINNDDFAAGDGLGGKGRVVSKNNGTNRGNGAADINPDDIESISVLKGPNAAALYGSRAANGVILITTKSGSLSGTTRKGLNIELSNSTTFERPLRLPDYQNEYGQGAEGVFSYVDGAGGGTKDGVDESWGPKLDAGLMLPQYDSPIVDGVRTATPWISHPDNIKDFLETGVTTTTNLAIVGGYTDANFRLSYTNMNQTGMLPNTDYKKNTLAFGASANATDKLNISGSVNYVSATSDNLPAYGYDAQNVFQQFIWASRQVNYSDLKNYTNPDGSKYNWNYNYHNNPYFTLNENLNTLDRDRLFGNAKVLYKFTENLSAFVRTGIDNYSNLSTERAAYGDMDNPNGFYDEALSTFKEINTDALIMFDKGLGEYFDLNVNLGGNIMNQNFHRTFGAADELAVADVYTLANSKVALRSTSFFREKSIHSLYFSGQLGFKNALFLEFTGRNDWSSTLPKESWSYFYPSFTLSAVITDLAKMDNKVLSYAKVRVGYAVVGSDTDPYNLLPVLSFGSGWNSATKYLNQYVPDGLPNPELKPQKVYGFETGAELKFFLNRISLDFTYYNQQTKNQIIAIPVSASSGYTSKFINAGQIDNSGIEITLGASPVKSDKGFNWDIYLNFAKNKNEVVSLAEGVEQYELGTYWDLKVMAIPGQPYGSLYGADYLRDPDGNIINRNGVPVKGDLKILGNYQPDWIGGINNEFNFKGFDLSFLIDVHMGGDVYCMTNAWGRYAGAIEETLIGREGGIVGIGVKEVEDADGNITYVPNDVVVTAEEYNHAAFTNSIPAGSIFDASYVKLREVRLGYTFKNLGNFPIKGINISIVGRNLAILYSTVPHVDPETSFTNGNVQGLEFGQLPSARSLGFNINLKF, via the coding sequence ATGAGAAAATTTACACTTTTTTTCGTGTTTCTACTATTCGTAGGAATGCATGCCGCTTTGGCTCAAATGGAAGTCAAAGGGACGGTAACGGATGCCAAAGACGGGACACCTCTTCCAGGGGTTTCTATTGTTGTCAAAGGCACACTGACAGGGACAGTTACCGACATTAACGGCAAATTTGTACTGACTGTTCCTGCAGGCTATAATGAGCTTATCTTTTCATTTGTCGGGATGTTGACCAGAGAGGAAAAAATTGACGGAAGGGCCGTCATTAATATCACTTTGGAAGATGACGTGGTCGGGCTAAACGAAGTGGTCGTCACGGCATTAGGTATCTCACGTGAAAAGAAATCAATTGGTTATGCCGTGCAGGACATGAAAGGCGAAGAATTGGCCAAGGCCAAGGAAACGAACATCGTCAATTCACTCAGCGGAAAAATAGCCGGTGTTCAGATCACAAATTCTTCAGGCGCCGTTGGATCTTCATCACGTATTGTGATCCGCGGAGCCGGTTCATTAGGAGGCAACAACCAGCCTCTGTTTGTTGTTGATGGTATACCCATAAATAATGATGATTTTGCTGCCGGAGACGGATTAGGCGGAAAAGGAAGAGTCGTCAGTAAAAACAATGGAACGAACAGAGGTAATGGAGCAGCCGATATCAACCCGGATGATATTGAAAGTATCTCCGTTTTGAAAGGACCAAATGCTGCAGCCCTTTATGGCTCAAGAGCAGCTAACGGGGTTATTCTGATCACTACTAAATCCGGCTCCCTTTCAGGTACAACAAGAAAAGGTCTGAACATTGAATTGTCAAATTCAACCACTTTTGAAAGACCATTAAGACTGCCGGATTACCAGAATGAATACGGACAGGGTGCGGAAGGCGTATTCTCCTATGTGGATGGAGCCGGTGGTGGTACCAAAGACGGAGTCGATGAAAGCTGGGGACCAAAACTGGATGCAGGTCTAATGCTTCCTCAATATGATTCTCCGATAGTCGATGGCGTGCGTACAGCAACTCCCTGGATTTCACATCCTGACAACATTAAGGATTTCCTGGAAACAGGTGTTACTACCACTACGAATTTAGCAATAGTTGGTGGTTACACGGATGCGAATTTCCGTTTATCCTACACTAATATGAATCAAACAGGTATGCTCCCGAATACGGATTACAAAAAAAACACACTCGCTTTTGGTGCTTCAGCCAATGCAACCGATAAATTGAACATCTCCGGGTCTGTTAACTACGTTTCGGCAACTAGTGATAATTTACCAGCATACGGATATGATGCACAGAATGTGTTTCAACAGTTTATCTGGGCATCAAGGCAGGTAAATTATTCTGATCTGAAGAATTATACAAACCCTGATGGATCAAAATACAACTGGAATTATAATTATCATAATAATCCTTATTTCACTCTTAACGAGAACTTAAATACGCTTGACAGGGACAGGCTCTTCGGAAATGCAAAGGTATTATACAAATTTACCGAAAACCTTTCTGCATTTGTTCGCACCGGTATCGACAATTACAGCAATTTAAGCACTGAAAGAGCAGCTTATGGAGATATGGATAATCCAAATGGATTTTATGATGAAGCCCTCTCTACTTTTAAGGAAATCAATACGGATGCTTTGATCATGTTTGACAAGGGCCTGGGTGAATATTTTGATTTAAATGTAAACCTTGGGGGCAACATCATGAATCAGAATTTCCATCGGACTTTTGGGGCAGCAGATGAATTAGCGGTTGCAGATGTTTATACCCTGGCTAACTCCAAAGTTGCTTTAAGATCAACCAGTTTTTTCCGTGAAAAGAGTATTCATAGTTTGTATTTTTCAGGACAGTTAGGATTTAAAAATGCCTTATTCCTTGAATTTACGGGAAGAAATGACTGGTCGAGTACATTGCCTAAGGAAAGCTGGTCGTACTTCTATCCTTCATTTACGTTAAGCGCTGTAATAACTGATCTTGCCAAGATGGATAATAAGGTTCTGTCGTATGCCAAGGTTAGAGTTGGCTATGCCGTAGTTGGTAGTGATACCGATCCGTATAATCTTCTTCCTGTATTAAGTTTTGGTTCAGGATGGAACTCGGCTACAAAATATTTGAATCAATATGTGCCTGACGGTCTTCCGAATCCTGAACTGAAGCCTCAAAAAGTCTATGGATTCGAAACAGGTGCTGAATTAAAGTTCTTCCTGAACAGGATCAGCCTGGATTTTACTTACTACAACCAGCAGACCAAGAATCAGATTATCGCCATCCCGGTTTCAGCAAGTTCCGGTTATACATCTAAGTTTATTAACGCCGGTCAGATTGATAATAGCGGTATCGAAATCACCCTTGGTGCTTCTCCTGTCAAATCTGACAAAGGATTTAACTGGGATATTTACTTAAACTTTGCAAAAAACAAGAACGAAGTTGTTTCATTAGCGGAAGGCGTTGAGCAGTATGAATTAGGAACCTATTGGGATCTTAAAGTAATGGCAATTCCAGGCCAACCTTATGGATCGTTGTATGGTGCTGATTACCTACGCGACCCTGACGGAAATATTATTAACAGAAATGGAGTTCCAGTCAAAGGGGACCTTAAAATCCTGGGTAATTACCAGCCTGACTGGATTGGTGGTATAAACAATGAATTCAACTTTAAAGGATTTGATTTAAGTTTCTTAATTGATGTCCATATGGGTGGAGATGTTTATTGCATGACCAATGCATGGGGAAGATATGCCGGAGCTATCGAAGAAACGCTGATTGGAAGAGAAGGTGGTATTGTTGGTATCGGCGTTAAAGAGGTTGAGGATGCTGATGGCAATATTACTTATGTACCCAATGATGTGGTGGTTACTGCTGAAGAGTATAACCATGCTGCATTCACAAACAGCATCCCTGCCGGTAGTATTTTTGATGCAAGTTATGTCAAACTGCGCGAAGTGCGTCTCGGATATACTTTTAAGAATCTTGGCAACTTCCCGATCAAAGGTATAAATATCTCGATCGTCGGACGTAACCTGGCAATATTATACAGCACCGTCCCTCATGTTGATCCGGAAACCTCATTCACGAATGGCAATGTCCAGGGTTTGGAATTTGGCCAGCTCCCGTCAGCAAGAAGTCTTGGTTTTAATATTAATTTGAAATTCTAG
- a CDS encoding aromatic amino acid ammonia-lyase: MTLVIKGSGLTIEDVVNVARHNEKVELHPDAVTRIEACRAMLEKKIVAREIMYGVNTGIGEFSEMVLTDEQVQQFQRYLIYNHAAGIGDPMPIEWVRGAMVGRINVHAHGNSGMRLAITQTLVEMLNKEVTPYVCQKGSVGACGDLAPMSQIALLMMGEGKAYYKGELLDGKEALYRAGIPVPGLQARDGLATINGSNVMTAMSAIFLYDANNWLKQAEIAAAMSLEALKANMKPYNIKLHEVRGFSGAIRSAGAINKLISGGDLIEGKIKSKVQDAYSMRSTPQVIGTAHDAMAWAVKQVETELNGVGDNPIFFPEENLTLTGANFQGSPVALPMDMAGAAITMICVLSERRMNRLVNPALSVGLPAFLTKGAGMFSGLMLSQYTADMQIVEQRILSAPASIQSIPAAADQEDFVSMGMNVALKNFQILDNAYGILGIELMAAAQALDFREFTFGKGVTKAKEVIRKHVTFLDIDRPLYDDHNTMKALVKSCEILNEVEKEIGCLE; encoded by the coding sequence ATGACCCTAGTTATAAAAGGCTCCGGCCTCACCATAGAAGACGTGGTCAATGTGGCCCGTCACAATGAAAAAGTTGAACTTCACCCGGATGCGGTCACAAGGATCGAAGCCTGCCGTGCCATGTTGGAAAAGAAAATCGTTGCCCGTGAAATCATGTACGGGGTCAATACCGGGATCGGTGAATTCTCGGAAATGGTGCTGACTGATGAACAGGTTCAGCAATTCCAGCGATACCTTATATATAATCATGCGGCCGGTATCGGAGACCCAATGCCTATCGAGTGGGTAAGGGGCGCCATGGTGGGCAGGATCAATGTACATGCGCACGGCAATTCAGGTATGCGCCTGGCTATCACCCAAACCCTGGTGGAAATGCTCAACAAAGAGGTAACGCCTTATGTTTGCCAGAAGGGATCTGTTGGCGCTTGCGGGGACCTTGCGCCAATGTCGCAGATCGCCTTATTGATGATGGGTGAAGGCAAAGCATATTATAAAGGTGAATTGCTTGATGGCAAAGAAGCACTTTACAGGGCCGGCATCCCGGTGCCTGGTTTGCAGGCCAGGGACGGACTGGCCACCATAAATGGCTCTAACGTGATGACCGCCATGAGCGCAATCTTTCTTTACGATGCCAACAACTGGCTGAAACAGGCTGAAATCGCCGCGGCCATGTCGCTCGAAGCGCTCAAGGCCAATATGAAGCCATATAATATCAAGCTGCATGAAGTAAGAGGCTTTTCAGGAGCAATCCGGAGTGCCGGCGCCATTAACAAGCTTATATCCGGCGGCGACCTTATTGAAGGGAAAATTAAATCCAAGGTTCAGGATGCTTATTCGATGCGTTCGACACCCCAGGTGATCGGCACGGCTCACGATGCTATGGCATGGGCTGTAAAACAGGTTGAAACAGAACTGAACGGTGTTGGCGACAATCCTATCTTCTTTCCTGAAGAGAACCTTACCTTAACCGGGGCTAATTTCCAGGGAAGCCCGGTAGCATTGCCGATGGATATGGCAGGTGCTGCTATCACTATGATCTGCGTGCTGTCTGAAAGAAGGATGAACCGGTTGGTAAATCCTGCCCTCAGTGTCGGATTGCCGGCTTTCCTGACCAAAGGTGCAGGTATGTTTTCCGGCCTGATGCTTAGCCAGTACACGGCCGATATGCAGATCGTGGAACAAAGGATCCTGTCCGCACCGGCTTCGATCCAATCGATCCCGGCCGCAGCCGACCAGGAAGATTTCGTCTCCATGGGCATGAATGTGGCCCTGAAGAATTTCCAGATCCTGGATAATGCTTATGGTATCCTGGGGATAGAATTGATGGCCGCCGCACAGGCCCTCGATTTCCGTGAATTCACGTTCGGTAAAGGGGTGACAAAAGCAAAGGAAGTTATTCGTAAACATGTTACTTTCCTTGATATCGACCGCCCGCTTTACGACGACCATAACACCATGAAGGCACTGGTCAAATCCTGCGAAATACTAAATGAAGTCGAAAAAGAGATCGGCTGTTTGGAATAA
- the hisS gene encoding histidine--tRNA ligase: MGEKYTIPKGTRDFTPQEMMRRNYIFEHIRKVFSHYGYVPIETPAMENLSTLTGKYGDEGDKLLFKILNSGNYLSDIAIGEVDKENLSQLTQKIAEKGLRYDLTVPFARFVVQHLNEITFPFKRYQIQTVWRADKPQKGRYREFYQCDVDVIGSDSLMNEVELVQIIHDICKNLNVRVITKLNNRKILAGMAEIAGVPDRFTDLTVALDKLEKISLEKVQEELITKGFTPGEIGKLIPFMNLEGDYREKIQILQAMLEGSAQGIQGISEMRTIYERLEILGIVDGCELDITLARGLNYYTGTIFEVKSNEVEIGSICGGGRYDDLTGVFGLPGVSGVGISFGADRIYDVLLALNRFPEHDVSETRVLFVNFGEKEEKYCLRLAVQLRESGIVTEIYPDPGKLKKQMKYADQKQIPYVVLIGEDEISSGSLTVKNMKSGEQFALTIEQLISMFKDTKTSTR, encoded by the coding sequence ATGGGGGAAAAATATACCATCCCGAAAGGCACAAGGGATTTTACACCGCAGGAAATGATGCGGCGAAATTATATTTTTGAGCATATCCGGAAAGTGTTCAGCCATTATGGATATGTCCCTATCGAAACCCCGGCTATGGAAAACTTGTCCACACTTACCGGAAAATATGGTGATGAAGGAGATAAACTCCTCTTTAAAATACTTAACTCCGGTAACTATTTGTCTGATATTGCAATTGGTGAAGTAGATAAAGAAAACCTCAGCCAGTTGACGCAAAAGATCGCTGAAAAAGGATTGCGGTATGACCTGACTGTCCCGTTTGCCCGTTTCGTGGTTCAGCATCTGAATGAAATCACCTTCCCATTCAAGCGTTACCAGATCCAGACCGTCTGGCGGGCCGACAAACCCCAGAAAGGGAGATACAGGGAGTTTTACCAGTGTGATGTGGATGTGATCGGCAGCGATTCGCTAATGAATGAAGTGGAACTCGTTCAGATCATTCATGACATTTGCAAAAATCTCAATGTCCGGGTGATTACAAAACTGAATAACCGGAAAATACTGGCCGGAATGGCTGAAATAGCAGGCGTGCCGGACCGTTTTACAGACCTTACCGTTGCCCTTGACAAACTGGAAAAAATTAGCCTGGAAAAAGTTCAGGAAGAACTTATTACTAAAGGGTTCACACCCGGCGAAATTGGCAAACTCATCCCTTTCATGAACCTGGAAGGAGATTATAGGGAAAAAATCCAAATCCTGCAGGCCATGCTGGAAGGGTCTGCTCAGGGGATTCAGGGAATCAGCGAAATGCGCACTATTTATGAAAGATTGGAAATCCTGGGTATTGTAGATGGCTGTGAACTGGATATTACCCTTGCCCGCGGGCTGAATTATTACACCGGGACTATTTTTGAAGTTAAGTCAAACGAAGTTGAGATTGGAAGTATTTGCGGGGGTGGACGATATGATGACCTGACAGGCGTTTTCGGTCTCCCGGGTGTTTCAGGGGTCGGGATCTCCTTCGGCGCTGACCGGATTTACGATGTATTGCTTGCTTTAAACCGGTTCCCTGAACACGATGTTTCAGAAACCCGGGTTTTATTTGTCAATTTTGGTGAAAAGGAAGAAAAATACTGCCTCCGGCTTGCCGTTCAGTTGCGTGAATCCGGGATTGTCACGGAAATTTACCCGGACCCCGGAAAGCTGAAAAAGCAAATGAAATATGCTGACCAGAAACAAATCCCTTATGTTGTGTTAATCGGGGAAGATGAGATCAGCAGTGGCAGTCTTACCGTGAAAAACATGAAATCAGGCGAGCAGTTTGCCCTTACAATTGAACAGCTGATCAGCATGTTTAAGGATACTAAAACCTCTACGAGGTAA